A region from the Aegilops tauschii subsp. strangulata cultivar AL8/78 chromosome 5, Aet v6.0, whole genome shotgun sequence genome encodes:
- the LOC109787551 gene encoding UNC93-like protein 3 isoform X1, which produces MGSTATGPELAASHDDEEAAPLVSAAGDGRRGAGTASQTRDLHLLSLAFFFVFLAYHAAQNLQSTVNTDGNLGSISLGLLYTSFTAFSVVGSPVVRGMGSSRALVLGTSGYLLFIAANLAPSWYTMVPASLYLGFTASIIWVGQGTYLTSAALSHARDNSLPDGPTLGSFNGEFWGVFASTQVIGNLISLALLRNGKDGGSITGKNLLFVVFLGCMIIGIVLMCLLSKRDEKRDNASTHSSFGAMLKYIVAPLKDRRMILLIPLIAYSGLQQAFVWAVFTKSIVTPVLGISGVGGAMAIYGASDVVCSLVAGRFTSGLHSATFIVSVGAIVQAVVLFWLLLFYSPVEGLLGAAIPLFIGALWGVGDGVLNTQLSALLGLLFEDVKEAAFAQLKVWQSGAIAVIFFLSPSITLQAMLILMAASLVVSFGLFLLLTLVVEKPSSIRA; this is translated from the exons GCGTCGCAGACCCGCGACCTCCACCTCCTCAGCCTggccttcttcttcgtcttcctcGCCTACCACGCCGCCCAGAACCTCCAGAGCACCGTCAACACG GACGGCAATTTGGGGTCGATATCGCTGGGCTTGCTGTACACGTCGTTCACGGCGTTCTCGGTGGTGGGTTCGCCGGTGGTGCGGGGGATGGGGTCCAGCCGGGCGCTCGTGCTCGGCACCTCCGGCTACCTCCTCTTCATCGCCGCCAACCTCGCCCCCTCCTG GTATACAATGGTACCAGCTTCACTGTACCTGGGTTTTACCGCATCAATCATTTGGGTTGGGCAG GGCACATATCTTACTTCTGCTGCCCTCAGTCATGCAAGGGACAACAGTTTGCCCGACGGTCCAACTTTAGGAAGCTTTAATGGAGAATTCTGGGGTGTGTTCGCTAGCACACAG GTCATTGGGAATTTGATCTCACTTGCTCTACTGAGAAATGGAAAG GATGGAGGAAGTATAACAGGAAAAAATCTGCTGTTTGTTGTGTTCCTTGGCTGCATGATTATCGGCATTGTATTGATGTGTTTACTGTCCAAAAGGGATGAGAAACGAGATAATGCTTCGACACACTCCTCATTTGGAGCTATGTTGAAGTATATTGTTGCCCCTCTCAAGGACCGAAGGATGATTCTTCTGATCCCTCTTATCGCATATTCAGGTTTACAACAGGCGTTTGTTTG GGCTGTATTCACAAAGAGTATTGTGACACCTGTGCTTGGCATATCTGGAGTCGGTGGCGCCATGGCAATTTATGGCGCATCTGATGTAGTT TGTTCATTGGTTGCTGGACGTTTTACCTCTGGGCTTCATTCAGCTACATTTATAGTGTCAGTTGGAGCTATTGTTCAGGCTGTGGTCCTGTTCTGGTTGCTTCTTTTTTACAG TCCAGTGGAGGGACTACTTGGTGCAGCGATTCCACTATTTATAGGTGCCTTATGGGGTGTTGGTGACGGAGTCTTGAACACACAGTTAAGCGCATTACTTGGGTTGCTGTTCGAGGATGTCAAG GAAGCAGCTTTTGCACAGTTGAAGGTTTGGCAATCAGGTGCCATTGCAGTCATCTTCTTCTTGAGCCCAAGCATCACACTACAAGCAATGCTTATCTTGATGGCCGCGTCACTCGTCGTCTCCTTTGGCTTGTTCCTGTTACTTACCCTTGTTGTCGAGAAGCCATCAAGCATCAGAGCGTGA
- the LOC109787551 gene encoding UNC93-like protein 3 isoform X2, which yields MDARRDDEEAAAAPLLAAPAPRSHAADVHVLSAAFVCLFSAYSAAQNLQSTVNDEGDLGTVSMGVLYTSFTLFAVAASPVVRWLGASRALVIGTSGYLLFILANLVPTWYTMVPASLYLGFTASIIWVGQGTYLTSAALSHARDNSLPDGPTLGSFNGEFWGVFASTQVIGNLISLALLRNGKDGGSITGKNLLFVVFLGCMIIGIVLMCLLSKRDEKRDNASTHSSFGAMLKYIVAPLKDRRMILLIPLIAYSGLQQAFVWAVFTKSIVTPVLGISGVGGAMAIYGASDVVCSLVAGRFTSGLHSATFIVSVGAIVQAVVLFWLLLFYSPVEGLLGAAIPLFIGALWGVGDGVLNTQLSALLGLLFEDVKEAAFAQLKVWQSGAIAVIFFLSPSITLQAMLILMAASLVVSFGLFLLLTLVVEKPSSIRA from the exons ATGGACGCCCGCCgcgacgacgaggaggcggcggcggcgccgctcCTGGCCGCGCCCGCTCCGAGGAGCCACGCCGCCGACGTGCACGTCCTCTCCGCCGCGTTCGTGTGCTTGTTCTCCGCCTACAGCGCCGCCCAGAACCTCCAGAGCACCGTCAACGAC GAGGGCGACTTGGGCACCGTCTCCATGGGGGTGctctacacctccttcacgctcTTCGCGGTCGCGGCGTCGCCCGTGGTCAGGTGGCTGGGCGCCAGCCGCGCGCTCGTCATCGGCACCAGCGGCTATCTGCTCTTTATCCTCGCCAACCTGGTCCCGACATG GTATACAATGGTACCAGCTTCACTGTACCTGGGTTTTACCGCATCAATCATTTGGGTTGGGCAG GGCACATATCTTACTTCTGCTGCCCTCAGTCATGCAAGGGACAACAGTTTGCCCGACGGTCCAACTTTAGGAAGCTTTAATGGAGAATTCTGGGGTGTGTTCGCTAGCACACAG GTCATTGGGAATTTGATCTCACTTGCTCTACTGAGAAATGGAAAG GATGGAGGAAGTATAACAGGAAAAAATCTGCTGTTTGTTGTGTTCCTTGGCTGCATGATTATCGGCATTGTATTGATGTGTTTACTGTCCAAAAGGGATGAGAAACGAGATAATGCTTCGACACACTCCTCATTTGGAGCTATGTTGAAGTATATTGTTGCCCCTCTCAAGGACCGAAGGATGATTCTTCTGATCCCTCTTATCGCATATTCAGGTTTACAACAGGCGTTTGTTTG GGCTGTATTCACAAAGAGTATTGTGACACCTGTGCTTGGCATATCTGGAGTCGGTGGCGCCATGGCAATTTATGGCGCATCTGATGTAGTT TGTTCATTGGTTGCTGGACGTTTTACCTCTGGGCTTCATTCAGCTACATTTATAGTGTCAGTTGGAGCTATTGTTCAGGCTGTGGTCCTGTTCTGGTTGCTTCTTTTTTACAG TCCAGTGGAGGGACTACTTGGTGCAGCGATTCCACTATTTATAGGTGCCTTATGGGGTGTTGGTGACGGAGTCTTGAACACACAGTTAAGCGCATTACTTGGGTTGCTGTTCGAGGATGTCAAG GAAGCAGCTTTTGCACAGTTGAAGGTTTGGCAATCAGGTGCCATTGCAGTCATCTTCTTCTTGAGCCCAAGCATCACACTACAAGCAATGCTTATCTTGATGGCCGCGTCACTCGTCGTCTCCTTTGGCTTGTTCCTGTTACTTACCCTTGTTGTCGAGAAGCCATCAAGCATCAGAGCGTGA